TATCTTCATCGGTTTCCAGTACACTAAAAACAGTAATTTTATTGCTGGCAATGTAGGGTAATGGTTTGCCATCGGAATTGAGCAAAGGCGCAATGGTGGGAGTAATGGGCGATAAGCCATTGGGATTGCCCACGGGGAAGTCGTTGTTAGGATCAATAAAATCCGGTAGGGAGCGGGGATTATCAGCTAAATGGGCGCCATAACTGTTACCGACATTGGATGTTTCTAAAAAGTGCATTCCTCCAGGACTAACAAAACGATTCCAAAGATGGGAATGGCCATAAAAAACTAGCTGAACTCCGGCATTTTCTAGTAGGGGAATTAGGTGCTTAATAATCTGATCTTCCCCCTTGGGGTAATGGTAACGGCGATGCACCATAACACCATCAGGGGTGTATTCTTCGTAGGCCTGGGGATCGGTATAGGGCGGAGTAACATTACCTCCTAAACTATGGGGAGGATGGTGGAACATCACAATTTTGTACCGAGCTTGGCGGAATTCTTCCCCAGCCAATTCCTGCTTCAGCCATTCATACTGCCTGCTACCGGGGGTAATGGGTTCAAAAATATGCTGACCATGGCCCCAATTTTCCGGTTTATGTAACTGCTGACTGCTTTCTTGGTAACGCCCTGCAGTGCTTGAATCCTGTTGCGGCGTGCGCGAAGCGTGCCCTGGGCAACGCCAAACATTGGTGACCATTAAGGAAATGAGACGAATATTGCCAAAAGTAACGGCGTAGTACTGTTTTTGTGGAGCTGGGCTGGGGGGTAAGGAAAAAATTTCTTGATAGGTTTGGAAGTTAAAGGAATTGTTTTCAATCCATTGGGCGGCTTGGTCTGGGTCGTATTCCTGCTCAGCAAAATCCTGCCGCTCAAAGTATTCTTCTTCGGCGATCGCCTGGGGTCGAGCGTCTTTAAACTGCAAATGCAACGCCTTGCTGGGGGAATTGCGCCCCATTACTTCATGGTTGCCAATGCAGGGAAAGAGGGGAGTG
The genomic region above belongs to Synechocystis sp. PCC 6803 substr. PCC-P and contains:
- a CDS encoding metallophosphoesterase, translating into MIVTSLLLMHFLVMLSDPFLQLPTPDSVEVVWFTEFAGDKHWVQWGKDLEHRTGADTQQLTRTREDEWSYTFQTYDKLSLRPIWRHQAVITGLRAGETLPYQVFSQESQRIHQSDIFSLQPSPPPDQPLKILLTSDHQLMPMVAANIQQAIAVYGDFDGVFHAGDMVNVPDRASEWFDDRRGRSFFPVLQGRASVTLGGKIYQGAQVLQSTPLFPCIGNHEVMGRNSPSKALHLQFKDARPQAIAEEEYFERQDFAEQEYDPDQAAQWIENNSFNFQTYQEIFSLPPSPAPQKQYYAVTFGNIRLISLMVTNVWRCPGHASRTPQQDSSTAGRYQESSQQLHKPENWGHGQHIFEPITPGSRQYEWLKQELAGEEFRQARYKIVMFHHPPHSLGGNVTPPYTDPQAYEEYTPDGVMVHRRYHYPKGEDQIIKHLIPLLENAGVQLVFYGHSHLWNRFVSPGGMHFLETSNVGNSYGAHLADNPRSLPDFIDPNNDFPVGNPNGLSPITPTIAPLLNSDGKPLPYIASNKITVFSVLETDEDNAVIKSYYFDSSADNNNIVLFDQFQLK